One genomic window of Danio rerio strain Tuebingen ecotype United States chromosome 24, GRCz12tu, whole genome shotgun sequence includes the following:
- the zmp:0000000991 gene encoding uncharacterized protein zmp:0000000991 isoform X1 — MSKHDAKVQQSSCQSGVKASVTRVVSDQERFYTHTDKTRFQNVSKQEKLNPAAASQHNHNKEDLETRTTSSPPPLQLKGQQKSSRDLQIKQILLFGSKNTSKEQRESTRFTSTISIKLPTRRNKKDTAEEKKLQATTNFYRTLEAEKNTANQHNTELRDLFSSTEQCGESTGELLKDGQKATFDEATQHQHGHNTPKHGQNTGIQHNIGLHEQTDHQDSLTRNSSHLIYELNSEVKKESGGPRENAPTTLQNHNNLDSVLKASTDSQLFPHQSEVLDQVLSLAGFPGYSEKTPEVKANVINPTTAMLTSALASVLAPPWSGRLRRPKQGISEAETEVQDRGQYGNPSTLIQQDWRQQPYLPFQRQPSEHMMANDSNMQVNAGTSYSADWQKENNSPNVTTTVNQKRPITKSSSVGMTYTNRELHSFPTTLDSRQVPNLPHSGYRVSKTGDENEPFKSLSSKPTTSSLLLSLRRSNLRNSTPEPTQTPITRSIRSLTLPSRIVLKSDQSVTSEEQINKNPDTPVRTEGMPVGQFRFSPRIKSRVPLNTSMFSNKQETVISKGLDASVATVEVENKHFPHSTTKTSQLGALKSHQSSYLVLLREYSSTENIDPMEQSPGNGNNLQNPNITKRQVIQNTVIPPKDSTGFQIQQSSFHMSKSQSTHNITASNFSGTSTFTDRLIFSPRKDSSADGLSPTNVGQIYSRKNSSQSSMDLSSPLSPSRPLHSVRVPSIYSYLRESSSSLSSPSPSTPLSQIQNAETSPPKQDGGVKQHDDWKTLPSRFSFDFNPSVPKVQELGKSLSTYAAPAQSLPPDFGRGSAPRLSTSPYSSLISSRPALSSTLQGLSSPPVPETHTRSTSYNNNPDLITNDPSSLTSKYTSITIRPREDSASSHREQRTAVQAYASNLDNNRPAQPCLSQTTANASFVMESRSANISSHPRQPNTGSNNFHNLEHDDSMALRLDKGNVYPKHRLSEKEKYFLPKDLNAQRQTPLPHEKETTSGHMQEKLQETQSPNSKKGLFASRVKKDGAFSSASLPEKEVGSSQFLKTKRHLPVFRTTSRIDQMLNRLKLTFGVKSSEGTLDTKKTPTQQSLDTETFEKPKTDKKTCSGNKGEPCNSSLTTNKVSLGSLSPTELSMSERTLNVDGQNRSTAEIQYSKCMWEVPNSSLTANKETFGSLPPLAIRKSENTFDMDWQNKSTKTNNQQNGSGCTWEAPSSSLTTDKTYFASFGSSSPLSSKKSSDNKLNVDQQKMDSNEMENQSNGGSFSQHRLKAQSMNRSATLPHYRKSSVGPPSPFYLFDLDSEDIQNDNVFYSPISKKTNSLCESDDISPLSSAKSSLPQNLVRSHLSSSCADLKYGLHAGRSFSVSGVVSSRPSGSRRISTSSTSDLSSLEDFGSKGNQTVDSLMSTSLSPSNNAKSVTGKPSQTEFTDDCLELDFADPTPPPSPTFSSSPRRISQAHATPSPIRTTPENLSPFQLPSRSFTNSLTVFEESGSDTTTDDEYYIGSGGEDDLETEL, encoded by the exons CTACAGAACACTTGAAGCGGAGAAAAACACAGCTAATCAACACAACACAGAG CTGAGGGACTTGTTTTCATCGACAGAGCAATGTGGTGAATCAACTGGTGAATTGCTTAAGGATGGGCAAAAAGCAACCTTTGATGAAGCCACTCAGCATCAGCATGGACATAACACACCCAAACATGGACAAAATACAGGAATACAACACAACATAGGCCTTCATGAGCAAACCGACCACCAGGACTCACTAACACGCAACTCTTCTCATCTTATTTATGAGTTAAATTCAGAAGTAAAGAAGGAATCTGGAGGCCCTAGAGAGAATGCTCCAACAACTCTACAAAACCACAATAATCTGGACAGTGTTCTAAAAGCAAGCACTGATTCCCAACTTTTTCCACACCAGTCAGAAGTACTTGACCAGGTTTTGTCGTTAGCCGGTTTTCCGGGGTATTCTGAaaaaactcctgaggtaaaaGCTAATGTTATAAATCCTACAACGGCTATGTTGACTTCTGCACTGGCTTCAGTTCTAGCTCCACCTTGGAGTGGCCGTCTTCGAAGACCCAAGCAAGGCATCAGTGAGGCAGAGACTGAAGTTCAAGATCGTGGACAGTATGGCAACCCATCTACCTTAATTCAACAGGATTGGCGGCAACAACCTTATCTTCCTTTCCAGAGGCAACCATCTGAACACATGATGGCCAATGACAGTAACATGCAGGTGAATGCTGGAACCAGCTACTCTGCTGACTGGCAAAAAGAGAATAACTCTCCAAATGTCACGACAACAGTAAACCAAAAGAGACCCATTACAAAATCCTCCTCTGTGGGCATGACGTACACCAATAGAGAATTGCATTCTTTTCCCACAACTCTGGACTCACGTCAGGTGCCAAATTTACCTCATTCAGGATATAGAGTATCAAAAACTGGAGATGAAAATGAACCTTTTAAATCATTGAGCTCCAAGCCTACAACAAGCAGTTTACTTCTTTCTTTGAGGAGATCAAATTTGAGAAACTCTACTCCTGAGCCTACACAAACTCCGATAACTAGATCTATAAGGTCACTTACATTGCCTAGCAGAATTGTTTTGAAATCTGACCAATCTGTTACCTCTGAAGAGCAAATCAACAAAAACCCTGACACTCCTGTAAGAACAGAGGGAATGCCAGTCGGTCAATTTCGATTCTCACCTAGAATCAAGAGTAGGGTACCATTAAacacatcaatgttttcaaataaacaagaGACAGTCATTTCAAAGGGACTGGACGCTTCTGTTGCCACAGTAGAAGTAGAGAATAAACATTTCCCTCATTCCACAACCAAAACCAGCCAACTTGGGGCTCTCAAATCTCATCAGAGTTCTTATTTGGTTCTTTTAAGGGAATATTCTAGCACAGAGAACATTGATCCCATGGAACAAAGTCCTGGTAACGGCAACAACCTGCAGAACCCCAACATTACCAAACGACAAGTAATTCAAAACACTGTAATTCCTCCCAAAGATTCAACAGGTTTTCAAATTCAGCAATCTAGTTTTCATATGTCAAAATCACAAAGCACACATAATATAACAGCTAGCAATTTTTCCGGCACAAGCACTTTCACAGACAGACTTATCTTCTCCCCCCGAAAAGACTCCTCTGCAGATGGACTAAGCCCAACAAATGTGGGGCAGATATACTCCAGGAAAAATTCAAGTCAAAGCTCAATGGATCTTTCAAGCCCTCTTTCTCCAAGCAGACCTCTTCATAGTGTCAGAGTACCGAGCATCTATTCATACCTACGGGAGTCTAGTTCATCTCTGTCCTCCCCTTCCCCTTCCACCCCTTTGTCCCAGATACAGAATGCTGAAACCTCACCTCCTAAACAAGATGGGGGTGTAAAACAGCATGATGACTGGAAAACACTTCCCTCAAGATTTTCATTTGACTTCAACCCATCTGTTCCCAAGGTACAAGAATTAGGTAAAAGCTTAAGCACTTATGCAGCTCCTGCTCAATCTCTGCCTCCTGACTTTGGAAGAGGATCAGCACCTCGTCTCAGCACTTCTCCGTATTCTAGCCTCATCTCCTCAAGACCTGCACTGAGTAGTACTTTACAAGGACTGTCCTCTCCACCTGTGCCTGAAACACATACCCGATCTACATCTTACAACAATAATCCTGACCTTATAACAAACGACCCAAGTTCTTTAACATCCAAATACACAAGCATAACAATAAGACCAAGGGAAGATTCAGCTTCATCTCACAGAGAACAGAGGACAGCAGTTCAAGCTTATGCAAGCAACCTAGATAATAACAGACCTGCCCAGCCATGTCTCTCACAAACTACAGCAAATGCAAGTTTTGTCATGGAGAGCCGAAGCGCCAATATAAGCTCACACCCAAGGCAGCCCAATACAGGCTCTAACAACTTCCATAACCTAGAACATGATGACTCAATGGCACTTAGGCTTGATAAGGGTAATGTTTACCCCAAGCACAGGCTGAGCGAAAAAGAGAAGTACTTTCTCCCTAAAGACCTTAATGCACAACGTCAGACTCCACTTCCACATGAGAAAGAGACTACCTCTGGGCATATGCAAGAGAAATTGCAAGAAACACAGAGTCCCAATTCAAAGAAAGGACTTTTTGCTTCACGAGTAAAGAAAGATGGTGCCTTCTCTTCAGCTTCTTTGCCAGAAAAAGAAGTTGGTAGTTCCcagtttttaaaaactaaaagacATTTACCAGTTTTCAGAACAACCAGCAGGATTGATCAAATGCTAAATCGATTGAAACTGACGTTTGGTGTCAAAAGTTCAGAAGGCACACTTGACACAAAAAAGACCCCTACTCAGCAATCCTTAGACACTGAGACTTTTGAAAAACCCAAAACAGATAAGAAAACTTGTTCTGGAAACAAAGGAGAACCCTGTAACTCCTCTTTAACAACTAATAAAGTCTCCCTGGGTTCATTGTCACCAACAGAATTAAGTATGTCTGAACGCACATTAAATGTGGATGGACAAAATAGGTCTACGGCTGAAATACAGTATTCCAAGTGCATGTGGGAAGTACCTAACTCATCTTTGACCGCTAATAAAGAAACGTTTGGGTCATTGCCGCCACTTGCAATAAGAAAGTCAGAGAATACTTTCGATATGGATTGGCAAAACAAGTCAACAAAAACGAACAATCAACAAAATGGTTCTGGGTGCACATGGGAGGCCCCCAGCTCATCTTTGACCACTGATAAAACCTATTTTGCCTCTTTTGGGTCCTCATCACCCTTATCTTCAAAGAAATCATCAGACAACAAACTAAACGTTGATCAACAAAAGATGGATAGCAATGAAATGGAAAACCAGTCAAATGGCGGGAGCTTTAGTCAACACAGGCTAAAGGCCCAAAGCATGAACCGCTCTGCCACCTTGCCACATTACAGAAAATCTTCAGTTGGTCCACCGTCACCATTTTACTTGTTTGATTTAGATTCAGAAGACATTCAGAATGACAATGTGTTTTATAGTCCGATTAGCAAAAAGACAAATTCACTGTGCGAGTCTGATGACATCTCTCCACTAAGCTCTGCTAAGAGTTCCCTGCCGCAAAACCTTGTGAGATCTCACTTGTCCTCATCATGTGCTGATTTAAAGTATGGCCTGCATGCTGGACGATCTTTCTCGGTCAGTGGCGTGGTTTCAAGCCGCCCATCAGGTTCCAGACGAATCTCAACAAGCAGCACCAGCGACCTCTCGAGCTTGGAAGACTTTGGATCAAAGGGGAATCAAACGGTTGACTCCTTAATGAGTACTAGCCTTTCCCCAAGCAACAATGCCAAATCAGTCACTGGTAAACCGTCTCAAACTGAATTTACAGACGATTGTCTTGAACTTGATTTTGCAGACCCAACCCCACCTCCATCACCAACTTTTTCCTCATCTCCTCGTCGGATATCACAAGCCCATGCTACACCGTCCCCCATCAGGACAACTCCTGAAAATCTGTCTCCTTTTCAGCTTCCCTCAAGGAGCTTCACAAACAGCCTGACTGTTTTTGAGGAGTCTGGTTCTGACACCACCACCGATGATGAATACTATATTGGCAGTGGTGGTGAAGATGATCTAGAAACAGAACTTTAG
- the zmp:0000000991 gene encoding uncharacterized protein zmp:0000000991 isoform X2, whose product MLTSALASVLAPPWSGRLRRPKQGISEAETEVQDRGQYGNPSTLIQQDWRQQPYLPFQRQPSEHMMANDSNMQVNAGTSYSADWQKENNSPNVTTTVNQKRPITKSSSVGMTYTNRELHSFPTTLDSRQVPNLPHSGYRVSKTGDENEPFKSLSSKPTTSSLLLSLRRSNLRNSTPEPTQTPITRSIRSLTLPSRIVLKSDQSVTSEEQINKNPDTPVRTEGMPVGQFRFSPRIKSRVPLNTSMFSNKQETVISKGLDASVATVEVENKHFPHSTTKTSQLGALKSHQSSYLVLLREYSSTENIDPMEQSPGNGNNLQNPNITKRQVIQNTVIPPKDSTGFQIQQSSFHMSKSQSTHNITASNFSGTSTFTDRLIFSPRKDSSADGLSPTNVGQIYSRKNSSQSSMDLSSPLSPSRPLHSVRVPSIYSYLRESSSSLSSPSPSTPLSQIQNAETSPPKQDGGVKQHDDWKTLPSRFSFDFNPSVPKVQELGKSLSTYAAPAQSLPPDFGRGSAPRLSTSPYSSLISSRPALSSTLQGLSSPPVPETHTRSTSYNNNPDLITNDPSSLTSKYTSITIRPREDSASSHREQRTAVQAYASNLDNNRPAQPCLSQTTANASFVMESRSANISSHPRQPNTGSNNFHNLEHDDSMALRLDKGNVYPKHRLSEKEKYFLPKDLNAQRQTPLPHEKETTSGHMQEKLQETQSPNSKKGLFASRVKKDGAFSSASLPEKEVGSSQFLKTKRHLPVFRTTSRIDQMLNRLKLTFGVKSSEGTLDTKKTPTQQSLDTETFEKPKTDKKTCSGNKGEPCNSSLTTNKVSLGSLSPTELSMSERTLNVDGQNRSTAEIQYSKCMWEVPNSSLTANKETFGSLPPLAIRKSENTFDMDWQNKSTKTNNQQNGSGCTWEAPSSSLTTDKTYFASFGSSSPLSSKKSSDNKLNVDQQKMDSNEMENQSNGGSFSQHRLKAQSMNRSATLPHYRKSSVGPPSPFYLFDLDSEDIQNDNVFYSPISKKTNSLCESDDISPLSSAKSSLPQNLVRSHLSSSCADLKYGLHAGRSFSVSGVVSSRPSGSRRISTSSTSDLSSLEDFGSKGNQTVDSLMSTSLSPSNNAKSVTGKPSQTEFTDDCLELDFADPTPPPSPTFSSSPRRISQAHATPSPIRTTPENLSPFQLPSRSFTNSLTVFEESGSDTTTDDEYYIGSGGEDDLETEL is encoded by the coding sequence ATGTTGACTTCTGCACTGGCTTCAGTTCTAGCTCCACCTTGGAGTGGCCGTCTTCGAAGACCCAAGCAAGGCATCAGTGAGGCAGAGACTGAAGTTCAAGATCGTGGACAGTATGGCAACCCATCTACCTTAATTCAACAGGATTGGCGGCAACAACCTTATCTTCCTTTCCAGAGGCAACCATCTGAACACATGATGGCCAATGACAGTAACATGCAGGTGAATGCTGGAACCAGCTACTCTGCTGACTGGCAAAAAGAGAATAACTCTCCAAATGTCACGACAACAGTAAACCAAAAGAGACCCATTACAAAATCCTCCTCTGTGGGCATGACGTACACCAATAGAGAATTGCATTCTTTTCCCACAACTCTGGACTCACGTCAGGTGCCAAATTTACCTCATTCAGGATATAGAGTATCAAAAACTGGAGATGAAAATGAACCTTTTAAATCATTGAGCTCCAAGCCTACAACAAGCAGTTTACTTCTTTCTTTGAGGAGATCAAATTTGAGAAACTCTACTCCTGAGCCTACACAAACTCCGATAACTAGATCTATAAGGTCACTTACATTGCCTAGCAGAATTGTTTTGAAATCTGACCAATCTGTTACCTCTGAAGAGCAAATCAACAAAAACCCTGACACTCCTGTAAGAACAGAGGGAATGCCAGTCGGTCAATTTCGATTCTCACCTAGAATCAAGAGTAGGGTACCATTAAacacatcaatgttttcaaataaacaagaGACAGTCATTTCAAAGGGACTGGACGCTTCTGTTGCCACAGTAGAAGTAGAGAATAAACATTTCCCTCATTCCACAACCAAAACCAGCCAACTTGGGGCTCTCAAATCTCATCAGAGTTCTTATTTGGTTCTTTTAAGGGAATATTCTAGCACAGAGAACATTGATCCCATGGAACAAAGTCCTGGTAACGGCAACAACCTGCAGAACCCCAACATTACCAAACGACAAGTAATTCAAAACACTGTAATTCCTCCCAAAGATTCAACAGGTTTTCAAATTCAGCAATCTAGTTTTCATATGTCAAAATCACAAAGCACACATAATATAACAGCTAGCAATTTTTCCGGCACAAGCACTTTCACAGACAGACTTATCTTCTCCCCCCGAAAAGACTCCTCTGCAGATGGACTAAGCCCAACAAATGTGGGGCAGATATACTCCAGGAAAAATTCAAGTCAAAGCTCAATGGATCTTTCAAGCCCTCTTTCTCCAAGCAGACCTCTTCATAGTGTCAGAGTACCGAGCATCTATTCATACCTACGGGAGTCTAGTTCATCTCTGTCCTCCCCTTCCCCTTCCACCCCTTTGTCCCAGATACAGAATGCTGAAACCTCACCTCCTAAACAAGATGGGGGTGTAAAACAGCATGATGACTGGAAAACACTTCCCTCAAGATTTTCATTTGACTTCAACCCATCTGTTCCCAAGGTACAAGAATTAGGTAAAAGCTTAAGCACTTATGCAGCTCCTGCTCAATCTCTGCCTCCTGACTTTGGAAGAGGATCAGCACCTCGTCTCAGCACTTCTCCGTATTCTAGCCTCATCTCCTCAAGACCTGCACTGAGTAGTACTTTACAAGGACTGTCCTCTCCACCTGTGCCTGAAACACATACCCGATCTACATCTTACAACAATAATCCTGACCTTATAACAAACGACCCAAGTTCTTTAACATCCAAATACACAAGCATAACAATAAGACCAAGGGAAGATTCAGCTTCATCTCACAGAGAACAGAGGACAGCAGTTCAAGCTTATGCAAGCAACCTAGATAATAACAGACCTGCCCAGCCATGTCTCTCACAAACTACAGCAAATGCAAGTTTTGTCATGGAGAGCCGAAGCGCCAATATAAGCTCACACCCAAGGCAGCCCAATACAGGCTCTAACAACTTCCATAACCTAGAACATGATGACTCAATGGCACTTAGGCTTGATAAGGGTAATGTTTACCCCAAGCACAGGCTGAGCGAAAAAGAGAAGTACTTTCTCCCTAAAGACCTTAATGCACAACGTCAGACTCCACTTCCACATGAGAAAGAGACTACCTCTGGGCATATGCAAGAGAAATTGCAAGAAACACAGAGTCCCAATTCAAAGAAAGGACTTTTTGCTTCACGAGTAAAGAAAGATGGTGCCTTCTCTTCAGCTTCTTTGCCAGAAAAAGAAGTTGGTAGTTCCcagtttttaaaaactaaaagacATTTACCAGTTTTCAGAACAACCAGCAGGATTGATCAAATGCTAAATCGATTGAAACTGACGTTTGGTGTCAAAAGTTCAGAAGGCACACTTGACACAAAAAAGACCCCTACTCAGCAATCCTTAGACACTGAGACTTTTGAAAAACCCAAAACAGATAAGAAAACTTGTTCTGGAAACAAAGGAGAACCCTGTAACTCCTCTTTAACAACTAATAAAGTCTCCCTGGGTTCATTGTCACCAACAGAATTAAGTATGTCTGAACGCACATTAAATGTGGATGGACAAAATAGGTCTACGGCTGAAATACAGTATTCCAAGTGCATGTGGGAAGTACCTAACTCATCTTTGACCGCTAATAAAGAAACGTTTGGGTCATTGCCGCCACTTGCAATAAGAAAGTCAGAGAATACTTTCGATATGGATTGGCAAAACAAGTCAACAAAAACGAACAATCAACAAAATGGTTCTGGGTGCACATGGGAGGCCCCCAGCTCATCTTTGACCACTGATAAAACCTATTTTGCCTCTTTTGGGTCCTCATCACCCTTATCTTCAAAGAAATCATCAGACAACAAACTAAACGTTGATCAACAAAAGATGGATAGCAATGAAATGGAAAACCAGTCAAATGGCGGGAGCTTTAGTCAACACAGGCTAAAGGCCCAAAGCATGAACCGCTCTGCCACCTTGCCACATTACAGAAAATCTTCAGTTGGTCCACCGTCACCATTTTACTTGTTTGATTTAGATTCAGAAGACATTCAGAATGACAATGTGTTTTATAGTCCGATTAGCAAAAAGACAAATTCACTGTGCGAGTCTGATGACATCTCTCCACTAAGCTCTGCTAAGAGTTCCCTGCCGCAAAACCTTGTGAGATCTCACTTGTCCTCATCATGTGCTGATTTAAAGTATGGCCTGCATGCTGGACGATCTTTCTCGGTCAGTGGCGTGGTTTCAAGCCGCCCATCAGGTTCCAGACGAATCTCAACAAGCAGCACCAGCGACCTCTCGAGCTTGGAAGACTTTGGATCAAAGGGGAATCAAACGGTTGACTCCTTAATGAGTACTAGCCTTTCCCCAAGCAACAATGCCAAATCAGTCACTGGTAAACCGTCTCAAACTGAATTTACAGACGATTGTCTTGAACTTGATTTTGCAGACCCAACCCCACCTCCATCACCAACTTTTTCCTCATCTCCTCGTCGGATATCACAAGCCCATGCTACACCGTCCCCCATCAGGACAACTCCTGAAAATCTGTCTCCTTTTCAGCTTCCCTCAAGGAGCTTCACAAACAGCCTGACTGTTTTTGAGGAGTCTGGTTCTGACACCACCACCGATGATGAATACTATATTGGCAGTGGTGGTGAAGATGATCTAGAAACAGAACTTTAG